In Coffea eugenioides isolate CCC68of chromosome 4, Ceug_1.0, whole genome shotgun sequence, the genomic stretch GCTCGGTAGTTAACACCCCATTCATCTTCAGATGCTTTATCAGGTCCAGTCTGGAAGTAGATATGATATTTCAGCGACGCAGACCACAATGAAGCATATGCACTGTAGACAGAAACTGATCAAAATATTCATACCATAGTATAGGTTTTCCCTGATCCAGTCTGGCCATAAGCGAATATGCACACATTATATCCATCCAAAACTGATTGTATTAATGGCTGCGTATCTGAAAATACTTCAGCTGCCATTGGGGGAAAAAACAGTGAATTTCCATGTTGTTTTGGCCTATGTACTAGAACAAAAATATAGAAGCAAATAGCTTAATCCTGCATGAAACTGTTCTGTAAAGCATACCAAAGAACATAAATAGAATCAAAACCTTGTGTAGCAGCTTGACTGTAAACCTTGTTGAATTTGAATGAACGACgactttcttttccttgtttgGCAGGATTTACAATAATGAGTTCTCCATTTTCACCAACATATTCAATGGTTGACTGCTTTTCTCTCTGACCCGGGAGAAATGGCCTTATACGACAATAAACTCTGATATTTCCTGTTCATGTTTAAAGAGCAGAAGAAACTAAAGAATACGATCGATGTGTATTTAGAACCTACAAGTTCATAATATTGATATAGAACCTTTTAGCTCTTGGAGCTCATTGTGTAGCTTTTGATTTTCAGCCAGCATTGCATAATAGCTTTGAACTGCTTTCTGCATAGCTTTGACATTCATTCCTGCAGTTAATTGTTAACCATGAGGTCAATTCATGACTTGTCACTTTAAACAACCAAACTATAATCCCGAAAGTAGAGAGAGGTGTTCTCAGAGTAGGGACCTAAGACATTAAATTCCTCTGAGTAGCTTTTTTGTGTTTTCACAATTTCTTGCTTGATTGACTGCGAAGCAAACCTGAGTTCCTGAATATTGGCGTTAGATCAGGTCAAACATAACACCCAAGTCAGAAAGCTAGAGAAAAGATAAATAGCACAAACTGAGGCATACACGCAGTGCGCCAAGTTGGAATTCTGTAAATATTTGGTATATGTGCTCTTTCTTGGTCCATCCCAAAGATTTTGATTCAGATAACGCCTCAAGTTCCTTCACCCTATTTCTTGACTCTGCTAGAAAGTTCATGACCTCCTTCAACTTCTTCTCTAATTCTTGTTGAACTCCTCTACCTTCTGTTTCCATTTGTAAGCAATGTTCCTCGTGCATTTTCCTCGATACTTCTAGCTCTTGCTTCAAAGCTGTGATTTCATGACTGAAATCATCCTTCTCTTTTATCGTTTTAACCAGGTCCTGCTCCTCGAcattccttttttcttctaCATTCCTTTTCTCTTCTATTTTGCTCTGCTCATTCTAGTGTGAAAACGGACAGTGAAGCATTTAAAAATAGCAAAAGCATTCCTTATGGAGGGCGAAGAAGCCGTTGATCTATTACATAAGTTACAGCATAAAAAATAAACCATGTCTTTTCGAAAAATCCATAAATGAGGAAATGGATCTGTTGAAAACAGATAAATAATCAGCATTAAAATATCAATGCCCTTCATTAACAAAGAAGAACATTACAAATTACATTTTAGTGCTTTAAATTGTTGGACTAACAGTAGATTCAACATGCTTCCATCACTAAGAGAACAGATTCTTTTGAATCTGCCAAGCGCAGGGTGGCATGGTTGGCAGCTAAAAGAAATTGAGGTCTAGCAGAAACAGACTCACACATAtgaaccaaaagaaaacaatcacACTTACAAGAAGAGTGGTAGACAATGCCGAACCATAGAAAATGGAAGTTATACCTTAATATGATGTAGCTGGGGCGTAACAATCTGCAGCAGAGAAACTTTGGTAGACAAAGGACCAAATTTCAGCAAAATTTAGGAACTGCAAACTCGCAGTGCAAGAATGACTACCTGTGACTCTTGATTACTCCCAGTTGCAAGGGCTTCAAGTACTCTAATCCTAGACTGGTACTTCTCCTCTCGGGCCTTGAAAAGATTGTTTTGCTGCAGGTTATATAAAGAGGTTAGTTAACCATATTGCTGAATTTATGAGAACTGTTCACAAGAAAGATGCACAAATCATTACCGTTTTCAAGTGTTCCCCTTGAGTAGATATTCGCCGCTCAATCTCTTGTACAACTTTCCTCAAAAGGCCTGCCACTCGCTGTCAAATAGAATCCATAGGGATGAGTTAAATCTTGTTGATTGCCAAGTACATGAGAAAAGGATAATAATGCTTGGACTCATCAGGATTACTTGAGGAATCTCCCCATTTTTCCGCTCAATGCTTTCATCTAGAATTCCGTTTACAACACTTAAAAGTGACTGAGTTGGGGCATTCTGCACAGAACAGAAACAGAAATTGTCTATAAGAGCACGAAATGCATTGGTAGTGACAAGTCTCTCTACAGAGTATAGATCCAGTCCATAGAATTCACAAAAGCAGGACCAGAGGACATACATCCAAACTGTTTGATTTCATCATTTCAGAAATCTTGGAAGCAGGGAGATCTGCATAACGCCCATGTTTGAGCTGAAATACCTCATGGAACTTATGCCCGACATGATGCTTCATTGTCGCTGATGGTTCTGAAGAAACGAAAGAAAAAAGGAGCATAGACAAATCAcgaataaaaagaaaatgattgcATATGAATTCAGTTTGTCATGATTGACAAGCAACAAGTATGAGTTTGTCTTGTTATGATTCTTCTTTTGAGAGTAAAAAGTAGCAATATACCTGCCATAACTGGACTGTGTGATGCATGTTGAAAGGGAGAATATTTATGAACACCATGACCACTGCGAAAACAGTCCCCTAACAACTTCCATTTTGTACTTCCATCACTTCCTAATTGATTGGTTGAATGTGCGCCAAAATGATGATGTGCCCTTGCATTTGGCATAAAATGTGCTCTGAGAGTTAAAAGGCACTCCAACACCATTTTCATGGACCCCTGTACCATTTAGATGCGTTGAAGATGCAATTGAGCAAAAGAAGTGCAAGAAGCAGATGAACATAAATGTTGCCAGGGTAAGAAATCATACTACTACATTCTGCATTTATGAAACTATTTACTGAGAACTGAATTTTGTTTACCTTTTCCAGGTCTGATAACTGGAATCTGGGCAACCCCATTTGATCCATAGTTGCTAAAAACCTTTTGACATTCTCAGACCGTGACTCTGGAGACTGAGCAGGACCACCATGCTGTAAACGATGCAACGCAGATTATCAACATTTGAACACAACCATTTGATAAACTTCGCAATTTTACAGATGAAGATCCAACAAACGACAACCTCTGTCACACAACCAGGTTTTAATTTGTTCAACAATTGGCATAACAGTGTGCCATCAACCAAGATTTCTCGTAATTCTTCATCAGAGGCATTCATTGGCAAACTTAAATTAGGAAGAAGACTGTTCAACCATTCCACAAGAATGGCCCTCTGCTTAGCTGTGGaatcaaaaaggagaaaagatcAGTCCAGTGATCATTGAGATAGGCACGTATTCTAACGAACGAAAGCAAATGCCGCCCCAGCCTCACCATCACTTTTTGACATAGGCTCAAAAGCATCAGCACTGAGAGACATAGTTGAGCTGTTGAGTCTATCATAATCCTTGGCTCTCCAGAGGAATTTAGGACAGCAGGCCAGGGTTCCTATCCTCTTTCAGATGCGAGCTGTAGCATGAATGCACCGTGCAAGGAAACGACCTTTGATTACCACCAGAAAGGGCATGGGAAAAGCATATTTAGTAATGGAATAGTGAACCAGATTTCACAATAATCACGAGACTTTTCTGGTTGCAAGAAAATTTAGCTGAAACATAAATTATTGTCATGCAACTCTGTGGACAAACAATATAAGAAAGAATCACAGCTCAAATTAACTACTCAAGAGAATTTGCTAAAATAAACCTGTTTCATTAGAAAGTCATGCTAGCCTTTGTGTAGAAACAAATGATATGGAATTTTACTCGGTAGCAGCTTGAATCTGGCTATATTTATTTTCCATGCACAACTAATTGCTTGCAAGTCATTTTTCAGCAAGTAAAGCAGAAAGAGAGCTGAAGCTAGTCTTcgtattttcatatttttatctGCAAAATAAATCTCAGCATCATTTCTTAGAAAAACAATAGCCCGTATTTGGCAAAATGATTTGATATAACAATGGATTTGTCCAATCAATTTTTAAGAGTCTGAGAGTGAGGGAAATCAAAGTGAAAATTGGTACTGGCATTcttttatgtgatttattgGGATAAGTGAGAACCCAATACTCAAAATTAAGAGGGGAACTAACTTAGGAGATGAACCTGCAATTAGGATATTTAGCAAATTACAAAGCTAGCGATCAATTGAATCTTTCTCAAGGTCTGCCGGACAATGATAAACCAGAATCTGCAACATGGATatggaaaagataaaaaatttcagaaattgcACCAAAACAAGCATTTCGATCACTTGTGCCCACATTTAACGCGCAGAAATTCTAATGATCCAACAAAAACCCTAAGATATAACAGTTAAAGAATAGAGTCCTTGCCCTGCCTCAGCTTTGCAGAAATCAGACAACCTCCAACACAGTATAGATTTAGAGCAGAAATATTGAACATCATACCAAAACGGGCTTCAAATGTAACAATCCACACGTGCAAAATGCAGTAAACATGCAAGTTCTCATCCCGCTATCAATAagttaaaacatgaaatattTCGCTTACGTGCACTAATTTGTCATCACCTGTTCAACtctgaaaataaaagaaatatgaTCAGAGAGATCCATAACAATGTGGCCATGCAAATCGAAAATACATTGCATGCAAATAAAGGGTCATTCATGAATGCTGGTAGAGAATAAGAAGAAGATGGGACGAACCAGAGAAGAAATGCAGCGGCATCAAGGCTAAGAAAGGCAACAAAATGTGAAGATTTTTTTCTTTAGTAAATATTATACTAGTTATTTCTCACTACTACTCGTTTACTTTTTTGGGGTGTGAAAATTATTGGTAAGGGAAAATTCTAAAGCATTTCTTTCAAGTCTTCCGTGAACTCTTGGTATTCTATCGTTGTAAGGTTACAATCCTGTCCGTTCTCCGTTTATTCAGGAGTCGATCAACAATCTTTTAGCTCTCTCAGGTGTGGTCTCAAATCAATTGAGTTAGCTTcgcctcttttccttttttggctCTTTCTAATTCCCGTTTTAGTAATAACCGATATGGCAAATTCTTGATTCATGTGTGTTGGCAGGGAAAATTTAATTCAATACGTCTACCTAAGCAACTCTTGAATAATTGAAAGAATAAATGGAAATGAGGCATGTACGTAGGCTTGGGAATAGGAAGAGAGAGATCCAGattctttattggatttttgTGGTGAATATTTTTGTTGAagctttgtctttttttttttttttttttctctttttaacccgAAGTATCCTTACAAGCGATAAATTAGTTTGTATATAGGTGATTATGACACATGCAGGTTTTAGAGTCacaaattttgtaaaatttccACGAACAAAAGGGCTTGGCCAAcagaggttcaattttaaaaaCGGTCGAAATGCAAGGAGGTTCAATCATGAATATCCTTTACAGCTACTGAAAAGTCATCTTAGTCTTTGATATATTAGGTGTTACAACGCCTAGACTTATTACTGCCCACCCCAGGACCccaaggccaaaaaaaaaaaagggttattcTGTCGCATTACCTTTGTGAAAATTAGTAGTATAAAAAGCAGTTTAACAAAATAAAGGTAGTCTGTCataaaggaaagaagaaaaaattataGTAACTTGATGGAAAAATCTTGTTTGGCAGacaagttttttgccaagtttgtctgctacaagttttttttaaaattttaactatagtaatctcaaaaaatttctcaaagttttaaaattatacacttcaaaatattaaaaaaaaacacacttcgaaaatttttttaaaaacttttacaataagttacagtaaaattttagacaaacagtcaaaaaactcacttgccaaactGGGCCGTTCTTAGATGAATTATACAAGGAATGGAATTTTTACATAGAACTAACACAAAGATTAggttatgattttttttttccccgaTACAATGGAGGGTCTGAAGACCCATTTAACAACAACCAGTCGGATGAGACCCTCGATGTATCTTAGCTTAATAGTTGTCTGAGTGCAAAAGGAGCATCCTAAGAACAACCAAACCAGCAGATTGCTGCAACCCATCCTCAACTTTGAGGCGATCCGCACACAAGTTACCCTCACGCTAAACATGGGCAATTCCAGTCTCTTTCCAATAAAGCCCTGATCTTCATGACGATATTGTAATATTGACTCTCAATTGGAGCATGAATTTTGTTTCTTTAGAAAAGATATTACTGTATCCTGTTTTCACatagaaaaataatttcaatAGTATAAAAAGTTTTGGTCGAAAGTATAAAGAGCTGAGGACATGGATGTCTAATAAAAGTATAGAGAATGAATTTAGTATCGAACCGTGTGGATTTAGTGCCTCCGTTGTTAGAAAGCTCTACTTTTGAGCACCGCATAACCCTTACAAGAAATActctctatttttatttttttttttcattgagGGGTGTCCAAGCCTTTATTTGGCCAAACTAATCCCTAAAACTAGCAAGTCCCGTTCAAGAATGTTAGCAAGTTACCTTACAAAAGTCGAATCTGAGATTTTGCAGTAAAAACTGACGACTAGTCCTGACTAAACTACCCGTGGAGGACACTCACTCTGTGTTAATTAAGTAAATCCTCTAATTCCCAATAGTCACCAAAAAGCTAGAAAGCTCTATTGTGTTGTACGAGTTGCTATGCTGCTCCAACGAAAGCACGAGGACCATGAATTGAGAAGATGCTACTCACCAAGCGGAAGGAATGGAAACCTTCAATCCATTCTTGAATTGTATCAGCCAAATTTGGAATTAGAGAGTGTAGTTATTCACTTCCCCCAGTTGCCATCCTTGCCTGTCACTCCGGAAGATTATGAAAGATTTGCACCAACAGTCCAAAAGAGGTGCAAattgacatttaaaaaaaaaaaacttatctGTAGTCAATGTCTAACAATCTTATCAACATCAATGATTTTAATTGTGCCGCTACTCCAACCATGGATTTGGGGCagatgaccgtccctgcacggTTAAGGGCCAAGATttgccctcaaaattttgtgcggctgagattataccatgtaactcgattttcgcgtcaagtgtggggcccaccactatctgttgtgaaaatacatcctgtaaaaaaaaagttacacgatgtacaaagaaagttaCGGGCAGTTGATAATGACTAAAATTGCTCGGGACGGTTGCAGGTCCGTGCCCCGAGTCCtccaaccatttttttttttttttttgtcgacggagtggggtgtccgggtcaagtccGTAAAGGCGGCCGACTAATCCCCACTTCGCCCCGGCCCAGCGCTCCAACCGGACCTAGCACGTTAAATGCACGGCGAACTGATGTTGCTGCGGAGGTTCGACCCCAGGACCTAACGGTCCCGAGGAAGAGGCGCCAACCACCAGCCCATTCACGTGGGGGCCCGAGTCCTCCAACCATGGGAGTAGATTTTTGCACTCGTCCTATGTCGTTGTCAGCTTGTGAGATTTCTAAAAATAAGTGGCCTTTCGTATTGTTAAAGTAGGGAGAAAACTGAAGACAGAAACATTGGGCACTAAAGCTTTCACAGAATAGAATACACATTTGATCGGCTTTCTTTATCGTTATCCAAACTAGTGGGATCATAAAACAAAGTCTTAGAATTGGAATTTTCTTTGCTAGCTGTACTGATGCATAGAATTCTGCAAATATTTGTACCATGATGTTTCATGCATCATATCAAATAGAAAATAACTTCATTATTGACTGGCTCTAATAGATCAGATCATCCACTTATACTGATAAAGACTGAAAATGGACCATGACTTCCCCATTAAAGAGTGTCCATTTGTCCTGCTCCGTAACCTTCTACTCGGCTCCAAGGCCCCCGGTCACCCGGGCCCCCATCCCGCATCAGAGAAGACATAAAggccagaaaaaaaaaaaagaaggattaaccACATTTTTAAGAGAACATGTTCCAGCTTGAATCACTTTGATGAATCTGAACCGACACACCAAACCGAGAAAATGCGTTGCAGTCCCACACGACCCATTCCAGGCGAGAGTCATGAGAGTTCAAATCTAAGGTAACATTCGAACCCTGGGTCAATTCGTAAGCAAAGTTAGATTCATGTTAAACTTTACCGGTTAATTCGTGTTGAAGTTAGATGAATTTAGCAGAGAGGAATGGGTTGGATGACACAGGATGATGCAGTGTAAATAAAAGATTTTATATTACAAaattttcacttattttttttttataaaaagttATGCATGTTTACTTTCTTTCagaataaattttatttatgtaAATAGAAACTTGAATTTTTGTCAAATCGAATGGTATTTGTAATCTTAGATGTGCATCTCAACcactttttttgttttgcttgtTGCACATACATAATAGTATCATAAAAGTCAcaacataaaaaacaaaaataaaacatgcAATCCAAACAGATTCTGTCAAAGTTCTAAATCTAGTAATCCTAATGGACAACTATTGCAAGTAAAACCCTTTTCTTTAATAAATAACTCAAAGAAAGTATCATAtatgtgtgtttggattgagatgatttgaaataaaataatttgtttcataaatttcaattacttttatatcttttcaattttttttatttcacatacatcacatcacaaacaaatgctacagtaattttttaaaataaatcatccaaataaactcctatccaaacaaaattgTACCAAGAAATAATTATTATCTTTgcgtattaattttttttgagaaaagttaaattgatttgaaaaaaatctAAATACAAAGAATGCAGTAATAAATATGAAAGTGTGCATTTACATAGTAAGTGAGATGTAATTTAATTGTACATGTAAGGGCCTTGCAGCAGTCATCAAAAGTATCTCTGAAGAAATGGAAAGGAAATTAATAGGAAATTGAgtggaagttgaagaagagaaGACAATGAAGTCAGCTGCCTCCAACCTCCAGGGTTTGCGGATAAGAATGGATGAGAAAACCAGAGGTCCAGTACAAAGGGCGCCCACAGCCCCACTCTAAACCAGTGTACGGATTCCACAAAACCGGGAGTTGTCCATGACTTTTCCCCACCAACGCCTTCACACGCGCCTACTCCGTCCACCTTTTACTCCCACAGATAAGAAAGGAGCAAGCCAAAGCAAAGTGTCTTTTGTTATTAGTTATTACTACTATATTAGTGGTTGAACTACAAGTGATTTGTTTTATAGGTGGTCACAGAGGATATTTGTTGTTGCATTAGATCAAAATTGAAGTTGTTATGCAGTTGATTATATATGTGTttaataaattggtcaaatatTTTTGCCAATTTGACAAGAAATTAAGTTTTATTAACTTTACATATGATATTGCTAAAGTAGTATCTATGGTATAATCTTGTGAGTTGTGCATATGAAGTTCGATCATATACTATAACATATATTGTATATGCGGTTTTAAATTAAGCTCAATAAACTTAAGAATTAGTACTGCATAATTTAATTTCATCTCATTTAGTTTTGTGACCTACTAGAGCTTGAAAAATATTACATCAAGTTTAAGCCGTGAATGAATATGTTACAAGTAGTTTGTTAGATGTTTAATTTTAGTCTCAccaaaactaaaataaatatgggcatattataatattatattttaaataaatttttattaaaaaatgtgGGTGATTATgatagaaaattatttttaaaaaaatttaggtacattttttttaactttttgtaatgtgattTATTTGAGTTTAATGATAATTAAAaagatattttaaaaaaaaaggtaattaaaaagataaaagtagTAGTAGTTCAAAATATATATTTGATGGTGAATGCGGAAGTGGCGCGTGGACTATAGACAAAAGCTTCAAGATTATGTGGCGAGCCGCCATGACCTGAAAACTGACGTCTGAAACACGTGTTCCATCTACGGCTTCCATGGTTTTGGACCCACTTGCATGGCGATTCTATGTATCAACCCTTCAGATACCGCTGAATTACCTTCTCGCCACCGACCACGTAGATTAAAGTTTGGGGCTCTAAAAAGACCAATTTGACATTCGATGGCAACGGCAATTTCGTTTTTACAAAAGTGGAGATGATAGATGGATTAGAGTATAAACCTAGGACTCGTGATAATATGAGCCTAGTTGCATCTAATTTGATGGCTTAGCGAGGGATGTGAATGATTGGATAGGCTTCGGACTATTCGGGCTgcgatacttttttttttaaaaaagtacttttaaaAGATAAAAGCGCTTTTAACGTGTTTGTATTTAACAAGTATTATTTCTTGAATTTAAGGAAAGAGCTTTTTTTAATCAATAAAGCACTTTTAATATTAATTCAAAATTGATACTTTCAGAGCAACTTTTGTCttccaaaaaaatataaaattaactttaacaattttattataaattttgaaccaaatgaagagataaataaattttaaaatttcacatTATCAACTAAAAAATACTTATGCAAGTATACATCTAAACAATATAATTAAGCACTCGATGAGTATTTTGATCAAAAACTGTACTGATAAAGTGATTTTAATAAGTCCCACCACAACTTCAAATGGACCTTTAATTGGTTAAACTACTAGTACATAATTCATTGGAATTTTGGATAAAATTGACTAAACTATGACAATTTGAAAATTTATAACTCTTAAACATGCATGGAATGTCTATGtactacaagaaaatttaattttatcaGTTATTGGAAACTTGAATTTTCAATTGTGCTATAGTTAGTTAAAGTATTGACAACaagaaaaatatgaagaaataTCGTCATGATcatagaaaaaaggaaaagaatttgTCAAATTTCTAGTTTTGCTTACATGATGTAAAATAAATATAGAATATTACATTTTTCTAAGAAAAAATAGTCAATTTAATCAAATCACAATGCAGATAAAACATAGATTTAAGGTGCTGAagataaatttaaa encodes the following:
- the LOC113767991 gene encoding kinesin-like protein KIN-14K; this encodes MSLSADAFEPMSKSDAKQRAILVEWLNSLLPNLSLPMNASDEELREILVDGTLLCQLLNKLKPGCVTEHGGPAQSPESRSENVKRFLATMDQMGLPRFQLSDLEKGSMKMVLECLLTLRAHFMPNARAHHHFGAHSTNQLGSDGSTKWKLLGDCFRSGHGVHKYSPFQHASHSPVMAEPSATMKHHVGHKFHEVFQLKHGRYADLPASKISEMMKSNSLDNAPTQSLLSVVNGILDESIERKNGEIPQRVAGLLRKVVQEIERRISTQGEHLKTQNNLFKAREEKYQSRIRVLEALATGSNQESQVVILALRKRNVEEKRNVEEQDLVKTIKEKDDFSHEITALKQELEVSRKMHEEHCLQMETEGRGVQQELEKKLKEVMNFLAESRNRVKELEALSESKSLGWTKKEHIYQIFTEFQLGALRELRFASQSIKQEIVKTQKSYSEEFNVLGMNVKAMQKAVQSYYAMLAENQKLHNELQELKGNIRVYCRIRPFLPGQREKQSTIEYVGENGELIIVNPAKQGKESRRSFKFNKVYSQAATQAEVFSDTQPLIQSVLDGYNVCIFAYGQTGSGKTYTMTGPDKASEDEWGVNYRALNNLFQTSQNREHAFSYEISVQMVEIYNEQVRDLLSTVPDATMYPVKATSDVLHLMDVGLKNRAKGSTALNERSSRSHSILSIHARGVDQKTRSSMQSSLHLVDLAGSERVDRSEVTGDRLKEAQHINKSLSALGDVISALAQKSPHIPYRNSKLTQVLQGSLGGNAKTLMFVQLNPEVNSYSETLSTLKFAERASGVELGAAKSSKDGRDVRELMEQVASLKDTIAKKDEEIERLQLLKDLKNVYAGANNDANSLRYGTPQRSMKLSGEEGSGLIEKAASDEDNSEETDGSVERSPLAEGARRSENIDKLKIVVRSPRAGEKSPKESPRVSTGLKKSASGANLSPKPPTPRRWQ